The following DNA comes from Quercus robur chromosome 1, dhQueRobu3.1, whole genome shotgun sequence.
GATAATTTCTCATgaaatagtttaaaataaatttataccaTATTTGTGCATTGCACAAGGAAATCGGCTCGTAATTTCTGATATCTAAGTATATTAAGATTGTCTTTTGCGTAGGATCTAAAAGAGTACTGATACTTTGGAACATTTTATGATTTTGAAATCTCTGTGAAGTAACCCAAACATATGTTCACTTGAAGCTATATGATCATGTTGAGTTGATTCATTGGCTatataaataaggaaaaatatAGGTACAGTTTCTTAGTTGTGAAATTTAATGTATTGCATCTAAAGAATTGTACCAAAGTTCtaccttataaataaatattaccaAATTTATTTTGAGATTCAGATCTCATATGtaactataaatttttaaacatgTATGAAATTTTTGGAAACTATAAGACATACTTGcttaattatgaaaaatgtaaaCTGCTCATACCCACTACGTAGCAACTGCTAAAATTATTCACCATATAATTTTAATCACATTGCATATTTAATTAGTCATATGACATAActtgtttaaaaaatacatatgaaTAGATTTTTAATCACAGACCCCACCCGCTGCGCATTCCGATTCCCAACCCCATTGGAAAAACTAAATCCCTAGGACCCTATCCTTATCCTGCCTgatcagagagagagatatatatatatatatatatataatcattcaCATGTTAGATatcttaaaaaaactaaatcccTATGCAAGCTGAGACCTAATTAGGGTAGTTAAACCCCAAGGATTTAACCAAGAGAAGATAATTCTAGAGGGCCACTTAACCGGAGGTATAGTATGCTGCTTGAAACTGCTAATCACAAATACTACTTGACACATAAATCACTCGACTCAGATAGCAACAGAACttgcaaataattttcaaaataaatgcacTGTACATACAATGTCAAAATACATGAAGCATACAATGTCATGCAATATTATACATGAGATATAGTATtcgaaattaattttaaatcttGAAGTACTTGTATCCAAAATCAGGGTTTGTCATCCCCTCTTCCCAGTCACCCATGCATCGACCGCCAAAAACTATCTGTTGAATGCCTAAATAActgcatgaagaaaaaaaacctaGTCAGCAGTTGAACAAGTGAATGTGGATGGTACAAGTATAGTCAAAGAAGAAACACCCATCCAATCCAAAAATATCCAATCCAAAAATATATCACATTCTTTTCTAATGTTTCCTTTTGGTCGTTGTGACTTACTCTGAACTTAAGACTGTGAAGCAGTTGAGGAGTACATCAATGGCAAAATAATCAGAAGTTCCGAGGTCTACCCTGTTATACACATATCTGATTAGATCACTTTCACGGACAAGTACCAAAACAAATATGCTATATGAtactgaaaagaaaaataatgaagttCTGGAACTCATACCAAAAACGACCCCAGTTATCTTGAAACTCAACATCACTGATATCATGAAATGAAGATGGCATCACATTGAAACCCTTATTTGCATCATAAAGGGGATTGTACTCCATCGATGAATTAGCCAGCTGTCATCAATTTGACACTACATGTTTCAATCTTTCTTAACAAAGCAATGGCTAAAACTAAGATATTTAGATAATGATGAGCTAATGAGGCACAAAAGTTGCATTACAATCGTTTAAAAGGCAAGGGTGAGCTAATGAGGAGGCAAAAAAGTTGCAATACTATCATTTAAAAGGCAAGGATAACACAAGGGAAAAACTTTCTTACATTAGGCTAAGTAATAGCAAAAATTACTCAATTAAAATCTTCATAAAAGTTTCACTGATACTAAAACCTATTATTATCTAGGCCGTAGAATTACAGAACAGTGTCAAGGATGTGAACTAGTTATTAGGTGTATTGTACTAATGTTTTGACGTTGCTATCTGTTGTTAGCCTCTGCTTGGGGCTTGAGGTTGTATTTTTAAGCCTTTTGACTTGAGTGGATTCTGTATTTGTTGCTGCTTTCCAGCTTGTGTTTCGATAAAATTTGCTTGATATCAAAATAGGATGCAAACTAGGAGAGCATTTATTTTGAATGAGAGGATAAAACTTATCATTACAAGCACCTATATGCAtatgaaacaaatatatatatatatatatatatattatagaaataaaaacGTCATTAAGAATAAAGACTTGGCAACATATGATTATCAGACCACACAAGCACACTTTATTTTGAATGAGAGGATAAAACTTATCATTACAAGCACCTATATGCAtatgaaacaaatatatatatatatattatagaaataaaaagtCATTAAGAATAAAGACTTGGCAACATATGATTATCAGACCACACAAGCACACTAAAGATAAAAATTACATAGTGAGAAAATAGTAAGTTAAAGTAAAAGGAAATGACATGCAAAGAACAATGGTTGAACCTGTAGATTAGCAGAATTAAAAGCTCCCAAGCGCCCCATAACATACCATGACTGAATTACCTGCATAAATTCcttaataaattaattgtaaACTTTGTAAAAGTGTTGCTACGAAGATGAAGAAACAAACAGATGATGTCATCtttttatcatctaaatttttgaCATAATTTGTATAAAAACTAGTGGCAATGGAAGGAACTCAGTGAGATGTTATCACATGATATACTTACACCACCAATAAGGTCAACATCCCGATCAGATGGTGCTCCATACAATTCAAACCAAATGTAAGAATCAAGAGGATTGAAGCTGTCAATAAACAAAAAGGAAggttagaaacaaagaaagtacTACTGGggaaaaacaaattatataagGTACCACACAAACATCATTTGTTTTCTATACCCAACAATGATCCAGGGAAAGTAATGAAGTACAAAATATCATATATGCTTATCGGTACACTGAATCATATTCCTGTAACAACACAGGTCTTGATTGTCTAAGGAATGGTTCCCTGGTCACGATAACTCTTAAAAGAAAGTAGAATATGCTCAGGAAGAACAGATAAATTTAAGTcatccaaaattttcaagataGTATTGTtgacaaacaaaaaaccaatgaaaatgTGAAACAATATTAACATGGGTATTGAAGCATTCAGCAAGATAAGATCATATAGTCATCTACAACATCAAGCCTGGTACTGATTTGGATCATTACTTACTAGTTAACATACGCAAGAAAGAAATGCCTACGCCTGCCTCCTGTACTGAAAAATTGCAGATATGAAGCATACGTGCAAAGAAGATAAACTATCGCTTAATGTCTAGATGGTGGAAATGTAAACAACTTAGAGGGATCTACAGGTGTGTCCCAACTGGACATTTCCAAttatttccttcccttttaaTACTTGAAAGCTTCTGATTTAACtagaaatttataatttgacaagaattaaaatttatagaaaagaaaTGGAACACAATGTGTGAGGCATCTttcaaagaagaaacaaagctcaattgagagagagatgggGGAAAAAAAGCCAACAAACTGACAGAACCAACCAATGAAGGAGGGCATATATCTTTCAATTTATAATCATGTTTTCCAACAGTCCCAACAACTTGCCAATTGGTGGATAAGTCCTTGCTTCAACATAACAGTATCCAGGTTTTGATAAACATAGTAAAGAGATACATAGAAAGACAAAGGAAAGGAGTGTGGAGAAAACAAGTAGAGTTCAATTTAAGCAGATTACTCTCTAAAGCTGACTTTGAAGGCAAGGATGGAACCCGTTTTTGATTTGTGAAAGTCTCGACCCTTCTTCCGAACTCTCTCTTCAACCTGTAACATGTCCACCACACAAATTATATAGTTTACACACACGAAGGAATtgaagagacagagagagagagagatctagaCCCGTTTGCGCATGAGGTCCGGGTTGCCGATGGAATCAGCGAGAATGGCACGGAGCTCATGGTCATGTTTGCAAGCATCTTCAAGAACTTTGGCCCAGGCAGGATAGTTGTGAAGGTTGTCAAGTTGGCGCTTCCTCTTCTCTTCTCGAATCTTCAGCAATCTGCGCCCTCGAGCGCTGCTTCCTGTCGTTACTTcaatttctcttcttctactactactactactgttTTTACTTGTACTTGCGGTGGCACCAGACTCATTATTGGAAacccaagaagaagaagaagaagaagaagaagaagaagatatcgGAAACAAAGGTATTTGCTTCTTCTTACTTAAATACACagtgggagagggagagggagagggaggacAGACTGATAGTTTTGGGCATGGATGATAATATATTGAGCACAACATAACTTTCAATTTTACACAACTCTGCTTCTCTatctctcaatatatatatcgATCATATCATCGCTTTTCATTTACATTTGCACGTTCCttttttgggttcttttttatttttttaatctccagcatttctttcttatttctttatctttttttgtaACAGCAGCAACCATAACTATTACTTACTGCTCCAATAATGGGCACTCTTGCCAAGCCCAACTCAATTTTTGCACatt
Coding sequences within:
- the LOC126714548 gene encoding uncharacterized protein LOC126714548 — encoded protein: MLCSIYYHPCPKLSVCPPSPSPSPTVYLSKKKQIPLFPISSSSSSSSSSSWVSNNESGATASTSKNSSSSSRRREIEVTTGSSARGRRLLKIREEKRKRQLDNLHNYPAWAKVLEDACKHDHELRAILADSIGNPDLMRKRVEERVRKKGRDFHKSKTGSILAFKVSFRDFNPLDSYIWFELYGAPSDRDVDLIGGVIQSWYVMGRLGAFNSANLQLANSSMEYNPLYDANKGFNVMPSSFHDISDVEFQDNWGRFWVDLGTSDYFAIDVLLNCFTVLSSDYLGIQQIVFGGRCMGDWEEGMTNPDFGYKYFKI